A stretch of Argiope bruennichi chromosome 10, qqArgBrue1.1, whole genome shotgun sequence DNA encodes these proteins:
- the LOC129987682 gene encoding uncharacterized protein LOC129987682 produces the protein MGLKNLNQQTTRKNTEKYYDHFFVIKRLSENKETFHTVSPFLVEKAVSGTLGEVSAIRKLRSGDLLVEVNSRKQSNQILKLKALATIPISVSAHTSLNSSKGVITCGELFHTSIEEITNDLKPEGVIHVRRISIRRDGQLLPTKHLVLTFQMPTLPEVVKIGYLRLKVRSFIPNPLRCFQCQRFGHSKIACRGTLTCARCAEKGHDSQQCTSSEKCVNCDGEHTSFSRSCPRWRLEKEIITLKTKEQISYPEAKRRIEAQTPSPGVSYASAVKKSYCKNCSCKNCVQIVAEKVPPAKTSESDTEPSTNSAPESHDPPKRKPKPKPPRALKLKLSKHGLSQEMISEKFKSKLKKSNIRNSVALGLATTGTVQKDLPTIFGGLSKSPDSIALHPSDEEEDDLEMSCEITPTQTNALYNSHAKKLS, from the coding sequence atggggcttaaaaacttaaatcaacaaaCGACAcggaaaaatactgaaaaatattacgACCATTTTTTTGTCATCAAAAGACTTTCTGAGAATAAGGAGACATTTCACACGGTCTCTCCGTTCCTTGTAGAAAAAGCCGTTTCTGGAACACTTGGGGAAGTTTCTGCCATTCGCAAACTTCGTTCGGGAGATTTGCTGGTGGAAGTTAATTCTCGAAAACAATCTAATCAAATTCTCAAACTGAAAGCATTGGCTACAATTCCCATTTCTGTAAGCGCGCATACATCTCTTAATTCTTCTAAAGGTGTTATTACATGTGGGGAGTTATTTCATACATCAATTGAAGAAATTACAAATGACCTAAAACCTGAAGGAGTGATACATGTACGCCGTATCTCaattcggcgggatggacaactcctcccTACAAAGCACCTCGTTCTTACCTTCCAAATGCCTACTTTGCCAGAAGTAGTTAAAATAGGATATCTGAGATTGAAAGTGCGTTCTTTTATACCTAACCCTCTGAGATGCTTTCaatgccaacgttttgggcaCTCTAAGATCGCCTGCCGCGGGACACttacttgcgcccgttgtgcagagaaaggacatgatagccagcagtgcacCTCATCTGAAAAGTGCGTCAACTGTGATGGCGAACATACTTCCTTTTCCAGATCATGTCCACGTTGGaggttggaaaaagaaattataactttgaaaacaaaagaacaaatttctTATCCAGAAGCGAAAAGAAGAATCGAGGCACAGACACCTTCCCCTGGGGTCAGCTATGCATCAGctgttaaaaaatcatattgtaaaaACTGTTCATGCAAAAATTGTGTGCAGATTGTTGCTGAAAAAGTTCCTCCCGCAAAAACATCCGAATCTGATACAGAACCTTCCACAAACAGTGCTCCTGAATCTCACGATCCACCGAAACGTAAACCAAAACCAAAGCCTCCACGTGCTCTTAAATTAAAGCTTTCGAAACACGGCCTTTCACAAGAAATGATTtcggaaaaatttaaatcaaaattgaaaaaatccaaTATTCGAAATTCGGTTGCTCTGGGACTTGCAACTACGGGGACAGTCCAAAAGGATTTACCTACTATTTTTGGAGGATTGTCCAAAAGTCCTGATTCAATTGCTCTCCATCCATCCGACGAAGAGGAGGATGaccttgaaatgagttgcgaaatAACGCCAACTCAAACTAACGCCCTTTATAATTCCCACGCTAAaaaactctcttaa